One window of the Nocardia huaxiensis genome contains the following:
- a CDS encoding Rv2578c family radical SAM protein — protein sequence MRWQSQTLDADDGALPGLERAGFVRSVQTPEFEGITFHEVLCKSALNKVESESLPFGWTVNPMRGCSHACRYCFARGTHEYLDLDAGDDFDSQIVVKTNVAAVLRREVHKRSWRREPVALGTNTDPYQRAEGRYRLMPGIIGALTESGTPFSILTKGTLLRRDLPLLTQAARQVDVHVAVSIAILDEELHKSLESGTPSPRARLDLVRALADAGFAVNVMVAPVIPYLTDSKAHLDELFAAIAEAGAASVTAFPMHLRGSTRGWFLNWLAEEHPALLRRYRQLYGRGASVTPEYSAWLRGRIEPLLEKYRLNRERTDEAGVPENPELRATDSTTTDRQLALFA from the coding sequence GTGCGGTGGCAAAGCCAGACCCTGGACGCCGATGACGGCGCGCTGCCCGGGCTCGAACGTGCCGGTTTCGTACGGAGCGTACAGACACCCGAGTTCGAGGGCATCACCTTTCACGAGGTGTTGTGCAAGTCCGCGCTGAACAAGGTCGAGAGCGAGAGCCTGCCGTTCGGCTGGACCGTCAATCCCATGCGCGGGTGCTCGCACGCGTGCCGCTACTGCTTCGCGCGCGGCACGCACGAGTACCTCGACCTGGACGCCGGTGACGATTTCGACTCGCAGATCGTCGTCAAGACCAATGTCGCCGCGGTGCTGCGCCGGGAGGTGCACAAGCGCTCCTGGCGCCGCGAACCCGTTGCGCTGGGCACGAATACGGATCCCTATCAGCGCGCCGAGGGTCGCTACCGGCTCATGCCCGGCATCATCGGCGCGCTCACCGAATCCGGTACGCCCTTCTCGATTCTCACCAAGGGCACCCTGCTGCGCCGGGATCTGCCGCTGCTGACGCAGGCCGCGCGGCAGGTGGATGTGCACGTGGCGGTGTCCATCGCCATCCTCGACGAGGAGTTGCACAAGAGCCTGGAGTCCGGCACGCCGTCGCCGCGCGCCCGGCTGGACCTGGTGCGCGCCCTCGCCGATGCCGGATTTGCCGTGAATGTCATGGTGGCTCCGGTCATTCCGTATCTCACCGACAGCAAGGCGCATCTGGACGAGCTGTTCGCCGCCATCGCCGAGGCCGGCGCCGCGAGCGTCACCGCCTTTCCCATGCATCTGCGCGGCAGCACCCGCGGCTGGTTCCTCAACTGGCTCGCCGAAGAGCACCCCGCGCTGCTGCGACGCTACCGACAGTTGTATGGTCGCGGAGCTTCGGTTACACCGGAGTATTCTGCGTGGCTACGCGGCCGCATCGAGCCGCTGCTGGAGAAATACCGCTTGAACCGAGAACGGACGGACGAAGCCGGGGTTCCAGAGAATCCGGAGCTACGCGCCACCGACTCGACCACCACCGACCGGCAGTTGGCTCTCTTCGCCTGA